The proteins below come from a single Bryobacter aggregatus MPL3 genomic window:
- a CDS encoding phenylacetate--CoA ligase family protein, which yields MIRNGIQTICGIRNALASSYWPRERFPVHQLRLLQRLLEGAYAQVPFYRQHFDQHGFHPKQLKSLADLARVPMLQKQQIRETPPREMIASGIALEHCNMVSTSGSSGIPLRILLDQAGQRAQRVAAWRILFEHGFSWTDRTMEIRMTKGTIHPVQRLGIAPKTWLSILDDPQDWVRTLLAERPAFLVASAGTLRTLATVCPPLRVPPRVVISDGETLYPADRALIQRRLGVNPIDVYGLVELSDFAWECEAHVGFHISADSHIVEVIEGEIVVTDLNQTGMPMIRYRTGDLGEWKPQSFHSSCVCGRTNPVLQVIHGRAMDSVHLPSGRTLHWEFFHEVLGRYTRLRQWRVIQQPDQSLIVQLATEMSELPHIEEAISANLPERVAFECEAMERIPIRIGEKFRAVIRH from the coding sequence ATGATCAGAAATGGAATTCAAACGATATGCGGCATTCGTAACGCACTCGCTTCCAGCTATTGGCCTCGAGAACGCTTTCCGGTCCACCAACTTCGCCTGTTACAGCGTCTGTTGGAAGGCGCCTATGCCCAGGTACCTTTTTATCGGCAACACTTTGACCAACATGGTTTTCATCCGAAACAACTGAAAAGTCTTGCCGATCTGGCGCGGGTGCCGATGCTGCAAAAGCAACAGATCCGCGAGACGCCCCCGCGCGAGATGATTGCCAGCGGGATTGCGCTGGAGCATTGCAATATGGTCTCCACTTCAGGATCTTCCGGTATCCCATTACGGATTCTGCTGGACCAGGCGGGGCAACGGGCGCAACGCGTGGCGGCCTGGCGGATCTTGTTCGAGCATGGATTCAGTTGGACCGACCGGACGATGGAGATTCGCATGACCAAAGGAACCATTCACCCTGTCCAGCGATTGGGGATTGCTCCGAAGACGTGGCTCTCGATTCTTGATGATCCGCAGGACTGGGTGAGAACTCTTCTGGCCGAACGGCCGGCCTTTCTAGTCGCCTCGGCAGGCACACTCCGCACGCTGGCTACCGTTTGCCCTCCCCTGCGTGTGCCGCCCCGTGTTGTTATCTCCGATGGCGAGACGCTGTATCCGGCCGATCGAGCATTGATCCAACGCCGTCTCGGAGTCAATCCGATTGATGTTTATGGCCTGGTGGAATTGTCGGACTTTGCCTGGGAATGCGAAGCGCATGTTGGCTTTCATATCAGCGCCGACAGTCACATCGTAGAGGTGATCGAGGGAGAGATTGTCGTGACCGATCTCAACCAGACCGGAATGCCGATGATCCGGTACCGGACAGGAGATCTTGGAGAATGGAAGCCACAATCCTTCCACTCCTCGTGCGTCTGTGGACGGACCAATCCGGTGTTGCAAGTCATCCATGGCCGGGCGATGGATTCCGTGCACTTGCCTTCAGGACGAACGCTGCATTGGGAATTTTTCCACGAAGTGCTGGGACGTTATACGCGCTTGCGGCAATGGCGAGTGATCCAACAACCGGACCAATCGCTCATTGTGCAATTGGCGACGGAGATGTCGGAATTGCCCCACATCGAAGAGGCGATCTCTGCAAATCTGCCAGAGCGTGTCGCCTTTGAATGTGAAGCAATGGAGCGGATTCCAATCCGGATCGGCGAGAAATTCAGAGCCGTCATTCGGCATTAA
- a CDS encoding GNAT family N-acetyltransferase — MPSSFQRLAEHVRDFGLHGLHLRVLAGLSVYREMPIFEFDFEKELQVPTSRIPVQISMVQVEELEDYFASGAEDPGEAREHAKEPGAACFVARAEGRIAARLWATDRDYRLSYLDRDLVLGQDGIYVFAVYTVPECRGAGIFGALLGTVMEHYRAQGRKRALSIIFRYNQASIRAFSKFGFRRRSVWGFYQWGPWRRYFQRPLS, encoded by the coding sequence ATGCCAAGCAGTTTTCAGCGGCTCGCCGAGCACGTGCGTGATTTTGGTCTTCATGGTTTGCACCTGCGCGTGTTGGCTGGCCTCTCGGTCTATCGCGAGATGCCCATCTTCGAGTTCGATTTCGAGAAAGAACTGCAAGTGCCCACCTCCAGAATCCCTGTGCAGATTTCAATGGTGCAGGTCGAGGAACTGGAGGACTATTTTGCCTCGGGAGCGGAAGATCCGGGAGAAGCGAGAGAACATGCGAAGGAGCCCGGTGCGGCCTGCTTTGTGGCTCGGGCGGAGGGGCGGATTGCCGCCCGGCTGTGGGCGACAGATCGGGACTATCGCTTGAGCTATCTTGATCGCGATCTTGTCTTGGGGCAGGATGGAATCTATGTGTTTGCCGTGTATACCGTTCCAGAATGCCGTGGCGCCGGAATTTTCGGAGCCTTGCTCGGCACAGTGATGGAACACTACCGGGCGCAGGGCCGGAAACGAGCACTGAGCATCATCTTTCGATACAACCAAGCATCGATTCGAGCCTTCAGCAAATTCGGATTTCGACGCCGTTCGGTTTGGGGCTTTTATCAGTGGGGACCCTGGCGGCGGTATTTCCAGCGGCCGCTTTCTTGA
- a CDS encoding class I SAM-dependent methyltransferase, with protein sequence MSSFFGSYAAPVVQHREKEYWEDHLTDKARMGPQEEWLRYSRETYAAWVRQYLSGGERVLKTDCFEEIRGTEIVDALTERYGQVVIGDLAVPALQQAAHLCKDPKLNWVQSAAQNQPLADASFDAVTSFSTLDHFRSVEEISQSLRDLARLTRPGGQLLITLDNDANPLISIRNLLPNKLLCRLGLAPYEYGRTLGPQAFRAALEDSGWRVKTFTSVIHQPRVLAVAMSRFCNTGGLLTPCRYRLILHPFEMLGRLPTRMLSGYFLLAHCHRAA encoded by the coding sequence ATGAGTTCTTTTTTTGGGTCTTATGCTGCCCCCGTCGTGCAGCATCGTGAAAAAGAGTATTGGGAAGACCACCTCACGGATAAGGCTCGCATGGGACCCCAAGAAGAATGGCTCCGGTATTCTCGCGAAACCTATGCCGCGTGGGTCCGCCAATATCTCTCCGGTGGAGAACGCGTTCTCAAGACAGATTGTTTCGAGGAGATTCGCGGTACGGAGATCGTCGATGCGCTGACAGAACGTTATGGTCAGGTGGTCATTGGCGACTTGGCTGTTCCAGCACTGCAGCAAGCGGCCCATCTCTGTAAGGATCCAAAGTTGAATTGGGTCCAGTCCGCAGCCCAGAATCAGCCTCTGGCTGACGCCAGCTTCGACGCTGTCACCTCATTCTCCACGCTCGATCACTTCCGCTCGGTTGAAGAGATCAGTCAGAGCCTGCGGGATCTGGCCCGTCTCACTCGTCCCGGCGGCCAACTGCTGATTACCCTCGACAATGACGCGAATCCGCTGATCTCGATCCGGAATCTGCTCCCCAACAAGTTATTATGCCGTCTGGGCCTTGCGCCCTACGAATATGGCCGTACCCTTGGTCCACAGGCCTTCCGTGCCGCACTCGAAGACTCCGGCTGGCGAGTGAAGACATTCACTAGCGTCATTCACCAACCGCGCGTTCTTGCTGTTGCAATGTCCCGTTTCTGCAACACCGGTGGACTGCTTACTCCCTGCCGCTACCGGCTCATCCTGCATCCGTTCGAAATGCTGGGCCGCTTGCCAACCCGCATGCTCAGTGGCTACTTTCTTCTGGCGCATTGCCATCGCGCTGCTTGA
- a CDS encoding HD-GYP domain-containing protein has translation MASLLNAAPLAAIGEHVELFTAHDTPPTILLVDSTELNRRVIRATLNGVGSRFLEAKRPSEAFAILDCERVDLVICDMFLPELNGMEFCRRLKANRATQLLPILMLTSVQGAEHEVAGLTSGADEYLLQPAHPSILKARVQSMLRHKAALDSLDEVESILFTLAQAVEERDKCTSDHCRRLSYYSVEMGIRLGLGRNDLLALHRGGYLHDIGKIGIPDSILNKKGRLNPEEWNVMRSHVTRGEEICRPMKSLEAVLPIIRHHHERWDGTGYPDELKGSEIPLLARILQTADVFDALTSERPYKAALSPSDACRVLETEALTGWRDPELVPLFVNMIENDNDASRMSSSLRAMAHGINQG, from the coding sequence ATGGCGAGTCTCCTAAATGCCGCTCCGCTAGCCGCAATCGGTGAACACGTTGAGCTCTTCACCGCTCACGATACTCCGCCGACGATTTTGCTTGTGGACAGCACAGAACTCAATCGCCGTGTCATTCGGGCCACCCTCAATGGCGTCGGGTCTCGCTTCCTTGAGGCGAAGCGACCCAGCGAAGCCTTTGCCATTCTCGATTGCGAGCGAGTGGACTTGGTCATCTGTGACATGTTTCTGCCAGAACTCAATGGAATGGAGTTCTGCCGCCGCCTCAAAGCCAATCGTGCGACACAGCTTCTTCCCATTCTCATGCTCACCAGTGTGCAGGGGGCGGAGCACGAAGTGGCTGGCCTGACGAGCGGCGCAGACGAATATCTCCTGCAACCAGCTCATCCCAGTATTCTCAAGGCGCGCGTTCAATCAATGCTGCGCCATAAGGCGGCTCTCGATTCTCTCGATGAGGTCGAAAGCATCCTGTTTACGCTGGCTCAGGCGGTTGAGGAGCGCGACAAGTGTACTTCCGATCATTGTCGCCGCCTGTCTTATTACAGTGTCGAGATGGGCATTCGCCTCGGCCTCGGCCGCAATGACCTTTTGGCTCTCCATCGAGGGGGCTATCTGCACGACATCGGAAAAATCGGCATTCCGGACTCCATCCTGAATAAGAAAGGCCGCCTCAACCCCGAGGAGTGGAATGTCATGCGCAGCCATGTCACACGGGGCGAAGAGATCTGCCGTCCGATGAAGAGCCTGGAAGCGGTTCTCCCCATCATTCGTCATCACCACGAACGTTGGGATGGCACGGGCTACCCGGACGAGTTGAAAGGATCTGAGATTCCTCTCCTGGCCCGGATTCTGCAAACCGCCGATGTTTTTGATGCCTTAACCAGTGAGCGCCCCTACAAAGCGGCACTGTCTCCGAGCGATGCCTGCCGGGTTCTCGAAACCGAGGCTTTGACGGGTTGGCGCGATCCGGAACTCGTGCCACTCTTTGTCAACATGATTGAAAATGACAACGACGCCTCCCGCATGTCAAGCAGCTTACGGGCCATGGCGCATGGCATCAATCAGGGCTAG
- a CDS encoding DinB family protein has translation MMLRLIPIVVLGAMLAPAVTLTPGERQRAMSELHASRKLLLDAMANLSEAQMKWKPAADRWSLAQLADHLALTEDHMLSLYRKAASSPADPARKSAQKDEEVLASVRDRKQKMKAPEVIEPKEGYANSTKRLADFRTKRDQTIALVEATQDQDLRHKILPDFEIDAYQVYLLLAAHTERHLGQIAETKAAPGFPTK, from the coding sequence ATGATGTTGAGGTTGATCCCGATTGTAGTACTCGGCGCGATGCTCGCCCCCGCTGTCACATTGACTCCTGGGGAGCGCCAGCGTGCCATGAGTGAATTGCATGCGTCGCGAAAATTGCTGCTGGATGCGATGGCAAATTTGAGCGAAGCGCAAATGAAATGGAAGCCGGCCGCCGATCGCTGGTCGCTGGCGCAGTTGGCCGATCACCTGGCGTTGACGGAGGACCATATGCTGTCCCTCTACCGCAAAGCGGCCAGCAGCCCCGCCGATCCTGCGCGGAAGAGCGCGCAAAAAGATGAAGAAGTGCTCGCTTCGGTTCGAGACCGGAAGCAGAAGATGAAGGCGCCCGAAGTGATTGAGCCCAAAGAAGGCTACGCCAATTCCACCAAGCGGTTAGCCGATTTTAGGACCAAGCGGGACCAGACGATCGCGCTAGTGGAGGCCACCCAGGATCAGGACTTGCGGCATAAAATTTTGCCGGATTTCGAAATCGATGCCTATCAGGTGTATCTGTTGCTGGCCGCCCATACGGAACGGCATCTGGGACAGATTGCCGAAACCAAGGCCGCTCCGGGCTTTCCTACTAAATAA
- a CDS encoding sodium-translocating pyrophosphatase, translating into MYLSAASGQSILVSILGISAFGMIVALYLARFVLAKDTGTPEMRKISDAIKEGAEAYMSRQNVTIAGLSILLAVIIYVSYLVGKGDTQLAVRMTISFLFGAMCSLAAGFSGMWVSIRANIRVAAAARSSLGEAMQIALRGGAVTGIAVTALSTFGVTLLFAFFDGLTRPQDVPGQIVAFGFGASFVALFAQLGGGIYTKAADVGADLVGKMEAGIPEDDPRNPAVIADLVGDNVGDCAGRGADIFESTAAENIGAMILGVTLYKVFGLSGILFPLYTCALGLIASIVGVFTVRLKGNEDPMRALNRGFYVTSAIAIGGFYLAIRQLLGGNLWLFGAGVVGILTSFLFVFLTQYYTDHTHRPVRFIAESCTTGPATAIITGLAVGMECTGLVVLTITAAIFTSYWMGMQAALPGVTLLSSGLYGTAIATMGVLSTAAYVLAMDTFGPITDNAGGIVEMSKQAPEVRHRTDLLDAAGNTTKALTKGYAIGSAALAAFLLFSAYIDEVKLVLAKRLGKEFDQIPFSVDIGQVPVFLGALLGAMLVFVFSSLAIQAVGRVAQTVIWEVRRQFQENPGILAGTSLPNYRQCVDIVTRGALRAMIVPGALPVLAPIVVGLLFKQLPPAADGTPMGACAVAALLMVGTITGILMASFMNNGGGAWDNAKKYIELGHYGGKGSDAHKASVVGDTVGDPFKDTAGPSIHVLIKLLATITLVAAPLFI; encoded by the coding sequence ATGTACCTCAGTGCTGCTAGCGGCCAATCAATCCTCGTCTCGATTCTCGGCATTAGCGCGTTTGGCATGATCGTTGCCTTGTACCTTGCGCGATTTGTTCTTGCGAAGGACACAGGAACCCCGGAGATGCGAAAGATCTCTGACGCCATCAAGGAAGGCGCTGAAGCGTACATGAGCCGGCAGAATGTCACCATCGCCGGTCTTTCTATTCTGCTTGCCGTCATCATTTATGTGAGCTACCTGGTGGGCAAAGGCGACACGCAGCTCGCCGTCCGCATGACCATCAGCTTTCTCTTCGGCGCGATGTGTTCGCTGGCCGCTGGCTTCAGCGGGATGTGGGTTTCGATTCGAGCCAACATCCGCGTTGCTGCTGCCGCCCGCTCCAGCCTCGGCGAAGCGATGCAGATCGCCTTGCGGGGCGGGGCCGTCACCGGCATCGCAGTCACCGCGCTGTCCACCTTCGGCGTGACCTTACTCTTTGCCTTTTTCGATGGACTCACCAGACCGCAGGATGTACCCGGTCAGATTGTTGCCTTCGGTTTTGGCGCGAGCTTTGTCGCCCTCTTTGCACAACTGGGCGGCGGCATCTATACCAAGGCTGCCGACGTTGGAGCCGACCTCGTCGGCAAGATGGAAGCCGGAATTCCGGAAGACGACCCCCGCAATCCCGCCGTCATTGCGGATCTTGTCGGCGACAATGTGGGAGACTGCGCTGGTCGCGGCGCCGACATCTTCGAATCCACCGCCGCTGAGAACATTGGCGCCATGATTCTTGGCGTCACGCTCTATAAAGTCTTCGGCCTCTCCGGAATCCTGTTCCCCCTCTACACCTGCGCCCTCGGTCTCATCGCCAGCATCGTTGGCGTTTTCACTGTCCGTCTCAAGGGCAATGAGGACCCCATGCGCGCACTCAACCGTGGCTTCTATGTCACCAGTGCGATTGCGATTGGCGGCTTCTACCTGGCAATTCGCCAACTCCTCGGCGGCAACCTATGGCTCTTCGGAGCGGGTGTCGTCGGCATCCTCACCAGCTTCCTCTTCGTTTTTCTCACGCAATATTACACAGACCACACACATCGCCCTGTCCGCTTCATTGCCGAAAGCTGCACGACGGGCCCGGCTACCGCCATCATCACAGGCCTTGCTGTCGGAATGGAGTGCACCGGGCTGGTGGTCCTTACGATCACCGCCGCCATCTTCACGTCGTATTGGATGGGGATGCAAGCGGCACTCCCAGGGGTCACCCTGTTGTCGAGCGGTCTTTATGGCACCGCCATCGCCACCATGGGCGTGCTCTCCACTGCTGCCTATGTCCTCGCCATGGACACCTTCGGCCCGATTACCGACAATGCTGGCGGCATTGTCGAAATGTCGAAGCAGGCTCCCGAAGTGCGCCATCGGACCGATCTTCTCGATGCCGCAGGCAACACCACAAAGGCTTTGACCAAGGGCTACGCCATCGGCAGCGCCGCGCTCGCCGCCTTCCTCCTCTTCAGTGCCTACATCGATGAGGTAAAACTGGTGCTGGCGAAGCGGCTCGGCAAAGAATTTGACCAGATTCCCTTCAGTGTCGACATCGGACAGGTTCCTGTCTTCCTCGGTGCCTTGCTCGGGGCCATGCTTGTTTTTGTATTCAGCTCTTTGGCGATCCAGGCCGTGGGCCGGGTGGCGCAAACCGTGATCTGGGAAGTGCGGCGGCAATTCCAGGAGAACCCGGGCATCCTCGCCGGCACCAGCCTGCCCAATTACCGCCAATGTGTCGACATCGTCACTCGTGGCGCATTGCGGGCGATGATTGTCCCCGGTGCACTGCCGGTCCTTGCCCCCATCGTCGTCGGGCTGCTCTTCAAGCAATTGCCCCCCGCCGCCGATGGCACTCCCATGGGAGCCTGTGCCGTCGCCGCCCTGCTCATGGTGGGAACGATCACAGGAATCCTGATGGCCTCCTTCATGAACAATGGAGGCGGCGCCTGGGATAACGCGAAGAAGTACATCGAACTCGGACACTATGGCGGCAAGGGCTCCGATGCGCACAAGGCCAGCGTTGTCGGCGATACGGTCGGAGACCCCTTCAAGGACACCGCTGGTCCGTCGATTCACGTTCTCATTAAGCTATTGGCCACCATTACGCTGGTGGCCGCACCGCTATTTATTTAG
- the aroF gene encoding 3-deoxy-7-phosphoheptulonate synthase — protein sequence MNLLVSRECQAEDSIVRVGEIAFGDGSFPVIAGPCSVESEEQLMACAEVIAESGGALLRGGAFKPRTSPYEFQGLGEEGLRLLVLARERFGLGVVTEVMAESEIAMVASYADLLQVGARNMQNYPLLRALGKCGKPVLLKRGLSATLKEWMMAAEYILANGNPDVILCERGIRSFDSHTRNVLDIASVPAMQEMTHLPVVVDPSHATGRRSLIAPLAKASLAVGADGLLVECHPNPDKAWSDGAQSLDLNQFRDMMAMLPSRILKS from the coding sequence GTGAACTTGTTAGTGAGTCGAGAATGCCAGGCGGAGGATAGTATCGTCCGGGTTGGTGAGATCGCTTTTGGCGATGGCAGCTTCCCGGTGATCGCCGGTCCCTGCAGCGTCGAAAGCGAAGAGCAGTTGATGGCCTGTGCCGAGGTGATTGCAGAGAGCGGTGGCGCGTTGTTACGCGGCGGGGCGTTCAAGCCGCGCACTTCGCCTTACGAGTTTCAGGGTCTGGGCGAGGAGGGATTACGTCTGCTTGTTTTGGCGCGGGAGCGTTTCGGACTTGGGGTGGTGACCGAGGTGATGGCCGAAAGCGAGATCGCAATGGTGGCCTCTTATGCTGATCTGCTGCAGGTGGGCGCAAGGAACATGCAGAACTACCCTTTGCTGCGGGCGCTGGGGAAATGCGGCAAGCCGGTGTTGTTGAAGCGGGGTCTTTCAGCAACGTTGAAGGAATGGATGATGGCGGCGGAGTACATTCTGGCGAATGGCAACCCGGATGTGATTCTTTGCGAACGGGGGATTCGGAGTTTCGATTCGCATACGCGCAACGTGCTTGATATTGCTTCGGTGCCTGCGATGCAGGAGATGACGCACTTACCGGTGGTTGTGGACCCGAGCCATGCGACGGGCCGGCGGAGTCTGATTGCGCCCCTGGCCAAAGCGTCTCTCGCCGTGGGGGCAGACGGCTTGCTGGTGGAATGCCATCCGAATCCGGATAAAGCCTGGAGCGATGGCGCGCAGAGTCTCGATCTGAATCAGTTTCGCGACATGATGGCGATGCTGCCGTCGCGTATCCTGAAGTCGTGA
- a CDS encoding carbohydrate kinase family protein produces the protein MLVAGNLVLDLLAWPVTELRWDGTIWVDEFARSVGGNGANTSYTLAKMGVEVMLAGAVGKDAEGTELLGLLEDVGVETSGVKRLALPTPTTLAMVKKTGERAFVHRPGASRGALTKALRMPKAEHFHVANPFGVPALRTLAPENLRRAKKAGMTTSLDAGWDSRGEWGSVVLPCLEWVDVLFVNEEEAMLISGAKSWQAAIPLLPAKRVVLKRGKQGAVVDGVAVPGYTVAAMDSTGAGDVFAGAWIAASLRGQPPVAATQFANAAAALSVTKLGSIAGVRSFRQTAQWMQAQHRSSLQPA, from the coding sequence GTGTTGGTGGCGGGCAATCTGGTGTTGGATCTGCTTGCCTGGCCCGTAACGGAGTTGCGTTGGGATGGCACGATCTGGGTGGATGAGTTTGCGCGGAGTGTCGGTGGCAATGGCGCGAATACGTCCTATACGCTCGCGAAGATGGGTGTCGAGGTGATGCTGGCAGGCGCGGTCGGAAAGGATGCCGAAGGTACGGAGCTGCTGGGGCTCTTGGAGGACGTGGGCGTGGAGACCAGCGGCGTCAAGCGATTGGCACTGCCAACTCCGACGACACTCGCCATGGTGAAGAAAACCGGAGAGCGGGCCTTTGTACACCGGCCTGGGGCGAGCCGCGGGGCGCTCACCAAGGCGCTGCGGATGCCGAAAGCAGAGCATTTCCATGTCGCGAATCCGTTTGGGGTTCCGGCGTTGCGGACGCTGGCCCCTGAGAATCTGCGTCGTGCGAAGAAGGCGGGGATGACGACCTCTCTCGATGCCGGTTGGGATTCTCGCGGGGAGTGGGGGAGCGTCGTGCTTCCCTGCCTCGAATGGGTGGATGTCTTGTTCGTCAACGAGGAAGAGGCGATGCTGATCAGTGGCGCAAAGAGTTGGCAAGCGGCGATTCCGTTGTTGCCAGCCAAGCGGGTGGTGCTCAAGCGTGGCAAGCAAGGGGCCGTGGTGGATGGCGTGGCTGTGCCTGGTTATACCGTTGCCGCGATGGACTCGACGGGCGCCGGAGACGTCTTTGCCGGAGCCTGGATTGCTGCGTCGCTCCGAGGCCAACCGCCCGTTGCCGCCACCCAGTTTGCGAATGCGGCTGCGGCGCTCAGTGTGACAAAACTTGGTTCGATTGCAGGGGTGCGGAGCTTCAGGCAGACGGCGCAGTGGATGCAGGCGCAGCATCGATCATCTTTGCAACCGGCTTGA
- a CDS encoding peptide MFS transporter produces MATANSDTAFFGHPRGLSTLFFTEMWERFSYYGLRAILILYMMADPATGGLGFGIGKATAIYSLYASMNYLLSLPGGWLADKFLGLRNAVILGGLLIASGNALMFFPGIEVFYIGLAAIIFGTGFLKPNVSTIVGTLYEQNDIRRDSAFSIFYMGINVGALIAPLIVGYLAQRVNWHYGFAVAAVFMAIGIIQFILGSKYLPRRVFVPVPPSDILEQQQRKVWLQYGSVALIATAALLFLLAPAAEALADLFGYLLLLIVAVVLSYLLFKESPNAYERRRLAVVCILFFISAIFWSSFEQAGSTLNLFAEQNTNNTVFGYAFPSSWYQSLNSAFLIPLAPVFAALWIRMGTRQPSVPAKFTIALFLVGLGYLFLVPGAELSVGGNKVSPLWLTGTYLIHTVAELCLSPVGLSAMTRLAPARMAGFIMGVFFLSISAGNYVGGRMAGFYEKFPLPHLFGAIGAFCIIVALLFAIFIKPVAKMIDAAPASTAPSA; encoded by the coding sequence TTGGCAACCGCAAATTCTGATACGGCCTTCTTTGGCCACCCTCGTGGCCTCTCCACCCTGTTCTTTACCGAGATGTGGGAGCGCTTCAGCTATTACGGCCTGCGCGCCATCCTAATCCTCTACATGATGGCCGACCCTGCTACTGGCGGCCTTGGCTTTGGCATCGGCAAGGCGACCGCGATCTACAGCCTCTATGCTTCGATGAACTATCTGTTGTCGCTGCCCGGCGGTTGGCTCGCTGACAAGTTTCTGGGGCTGCGCAACGCGGTCATCCTCGGGGGCCTGCTCATCGCCAGCGGCAACGCGCTGATGTTCTTTCCTGGCATCGAGGTTTTCTATATCGGGCTCGCGGCCATCATCTTTGGAACCGGCTTCCTCAAGCCCAATGTTTCGACCATCGTCGGCACGCTCTATGAACAGAACGATATCCGTCGCGATTCTGCCTTTTCCATCTTCTATATGGGCATCAACGTCGGTGCGCTCATCGCCCCGCTGATCGTTGGGTACCTCGCACAACGCGTCAATTGGCACTACGGCTTCGCTGTCGCTGCCGTCTTCATGGCTATTGGCATCATCCAGTTCATTCTCGGCTCGAAGTACCTGCCACGCCGCGTCTTTGTCCCCGTCCCACCATCGGACATCCTCGAGCAGCAGCAACGCAAAGTATGGTTACAGTACGGCTCTGTTGCCCTCATCGCCACCGCGGCACTGCTGTTTCTTCTGGCGCCCGCGGCAGAAGCACTCGCGGATCTGTTCGGCTATTTGCTCCTCCTCATCGTTGCCGTCGTACTGAGCTACTTGCTGTTCAAGGAAAGTCCGAACGCCTACGAGCGCCGCCGTCTCGCCGTCGTCTGCATCCTCTTCTTCATCTCGGCGATCTTCTGGTCCAGCTTCGAGCAAGCAGGAAGCACACTGAATCTCTTTGCCGAGCAGAACACAAACAATACGGTCTTTGGCTATGCCTTCCCCTCATCCTGGTACCAGAGCCTGAATTCGGCTTTCCTCATCCCGCTCGCCCCCGTTTTCGCTGCCCTTTGGATTCGCATGGGCACCCGGCAACCGAGCGTCCCGGCAAAATTCACCATCGCGCTGTTCTTGGTGGGGCTTGGTTATTTATTCCTGGTGCCTGGAGCCGAGCTCTCCGTTGGAGGCAACAAGGTTTCGCCCCTCTGGCTCACCGGAACTTACCTGATCCATACCGTCGCCGAACTCTGCCTCTCTCCAGTTGGCCTCAGCGCCATGACCCGCCTCGCCCCGGCGCGCATGGCTGGTTTCATCATGGGTGTTTTCTTTCTCTCGATCTCCGCCGGCAACTATGTCGGAGGCCGCATGGCGGGCTTCTACGAGAAGTTCCCGCTCCCCCACCTCTTCGGCGCCATCGGCGCCTTTTGCATCATTGTCGCGCTGCTCTTCGCGATCTTCATCAAGCCGGTTGCAAAGATGATCGATGCTGCGCCTGCATCCACTGCGCCGTCTGCCTGA
- a CDS encoding DUF7009 family protein, translating to MKLRLRANTIRLRLVRAEVEQLSTGQAIVETLSTPTPFHFQLAPTATDELRASFEQSTLTIEVPHAWAATWAASEEVGRSATSGGVSILIEKDWACTTPRSGEDDSDTYPNPVGLS from the coding sequence ATGAAGCTCAGACTCCGCGCCAACACCATTCGTCTCCGGCTGGTCAGAGCCGAGGTGGAACAGCTATCCACAGGCCAAGCCATTGTCGAAACGCTGTCCACCCCTACGCCCTTCCACTTCCAACTCGCCCCCACGGCAACGGACGAACTCCGCGCCAGCTTCGAGCAATCGACACTGACCATCGAGGTTCCTCACGCTTGGGCCGCCACCTGGGCTGCCAGTGAGGAGGTGGGCCGCTCCGCGACCAGCGGTGGCGTCTCAATCCTCATCGAGAAAGATTGGGCTTGCACCACGCCGCGGAGCGGCGAGGACGACTCCGATACTTATCCGAACCCGGTGGGGTTAAGCTAA